The Achromobacter spanius genome includes the window CCAGCACCTGCCCGCCTACGTGCTGCAAGCGCCGCTGTCGCCCTGGGCCGCCGCCACGCTGGAAGACACGGTCGTCGACGCAACCAGCATCGTGCCCCCCGCCACCACCGCGCCCTTGATCGTGGAAGGCGCGGGCGGCCTGTACGTGCCCATCGACGACACGCACATGATGATCGACCTGATCGCCCGCCTGGACATGCCCGTGGTGCTGGCGGCGCGCAGCGGCCTGGGCACCATCAACCACACGCTGCTCAGCCTGGAAGCCCTGAAGCGCCGCGGCATCCCGATTTTGGGCGTGGTCATGAGCGGCCCGCTGTCCCCCGGCAACAAGGAAGCCATCGAACGCTTCGGCGACGTCCGCGTGCTGGCCGAAATCCCGCCGCTGTCGCACGTCGACGCGGCAACGGTCGCCAAGCTGGCGCAGGGCATTCCGCCTCTGGAGGAGTGTTTGGCGGCGCTGGGCGAGGCGCCGACGGTAGCGGATTAGGGGTCGGGAAGTACGATCTTGCCAAATTTTGCCAAGACCCCTAATCTACGGCGATGGGCACCATGAACATTTCCCTCCCGGACGCGCTGAAATCCTTCGTTGACGAACAGGTCTCCGAAAGAGGCTACGGCACCAGCAGCGAGTATGTCCGCGAACTCATCCGCAAAGATCAGGATCGGCTTCAGAAGCGAAGCTTGATGCTTGTCGGCGCATCTTCCGCCCCAGCAGCTCCCGCCGACGCCGCCTATTTTTCTGACCTGCGTGCCCGAATCTGCAATGGATCCAAGCCTGGCACAAAGTAGTAAAAGCCAACCCCGCCCCGCGCTAGCCGGTCTGTTTCGCCATGTCGATAAACGCCCGTAACGCTGACGACACGCGACGTTGACGGGGGTAATACAGCATGAAGCCCGGAATCGTCGGGCACCAGTCATCAAGCATCCGCGTCAACTGCCCCGATTGCAGCAGGTCGCGCACGTAGTGTTCCGGCACGCAGCCGATGCCGATGCCGTCCACCGCCGCGCGCACTTCCGCGTGCACGTCGCTAAGCGCAATGCGGCCGGTCACGTCGACTTCCATGGCAACGCCATCCTTTTCGAATTCCCACTTGTAGAAGCGCCCGCTGGGAAAGCGGTAGCGCACGCACGCGTGGCTCAACAAGTCGTGGGGATGGCGGGGCAATTGCCGGCCTGCCAGGTAGGCCGGTGAGGCGACCACCGCCGCGCGCAACGCCGGGCCGATCTGCACGGCCACCATGTCTTCGGGCACGGCCTCCAACAAACGCACGCCTGCGTCAAAGCCGGATGCCACGATGTCGACAAAGCTGTCATCCTCGGCGATTTCCAGCTGGATGTCCGGATAGGCGGCCAAAAAGCGCGCGGCGAACGGCATCAGCAGCATGTGGGACGCGGCCCGCGATGTGTTGATCCGCAACGTACCGGACGCGGCGCCTCGAAAGTGGTTCATCTCTTCAAGCGCGTCGCCCAGGTCGGCCAGCGCGGGAAGCAAGCGTTCGGCCAGGCGCTGCCCGGCGGCGGTCAACGCTACGCTGCGCGTCGTGCGATTGAACAGGTTCACGCCCAGCCGCTCTTCCAGGTTGCGGATGGCGTAGCTGACGGCGGACGTGGACAGGGCCAATTCCTCGCCCGCGCGGCGAAAGCTGCAATGCCGGGCCACGGCGGCGAACGCGGCCAGGTGGGACAGGTTATCCGCCTGCATGATTATGCAAATTCCTTGAACAAAACATGCGGAAATTCTAGCTTGATGCCGCGGATGGCGAAGCATATTGTGAACGCCTGCTTAACAAATTCCTGCAAATCGATCATGACTCAAGCCCGTGGCTACGCCGCCCACAGTACCGACACCCCGCTGGTTCCCTTCAGCTTCACGCGCCGCGAGCCGGGCGACGACGATGTGCAGATCGACATCCTGTACAGCGGCATTTGCCATTCCGACCTGCATCAGGCGCGCGGCGATTGGGGCAATTCGATGTACCCGATGGTGCCGGGCCACGAAATCGTCGGCCGCGTCGCGCAAGTGGGCAAGAACGTCACCAAGTTCAAGGCGGGCGATTACGCCGGCGTGGGCTGCATGGTGGATTCCTGCCGGCACTGCAAGGCCTGCCGCCTGAACCTGGAGCAATACTGCGAGCAAGGCGCCACGCTGACCTATAACGACAAGGAACGCGGTAGCGACCAATTGACGTTCGGCGGCTATTCCGACCACATCGTTGTCAAGGAACACTTCGTCGTCAAGGTGTCCGACAAGCTGGATCTGAAGGCCGTGGCGCCGTTGCTGTGCGCCGGCATCACCACCTATTCGCCGCTGCGCCACTGGAAGGTCGGCCCTGGCCAGAAAGTGGGCGTCATCGGCTTGGGCGGCCTGGGCCACATGGGCGTGAAATTCGCGCACGCGATGGGCGCGCACGTGGTGATGATCACGACGTCGGCCGACAAGGGCCGCGACGCCAAGCGCCTGGGCGCCGACGAAGTCCTGGTGTCGCGCGACGCAGAGGCGATGGCCGCGCATGCCGGCTCGTTCGATTTCCTGCTGAACACCGTGCCCGTCAGCCATGACGTGAATCCGTACCTGGCATTGCTGACGCTGAACGGCACGATGGCGCTGGTGGGCGCGCTGACGCCGCTGGATCCGATCCCGGGCGCCAACCTCATCATGGGGCGCAAGTCGATTGCCGGTTCGGCGATTGGCGGCATGCAGGAAACGCAAGAGATGATGGACTTCTGCGCCGAACACGGCATCGTCAGCGATGTCGAGATCGTGCCGATCCAGGCCGTGAACGACGCCTATGAACGCCTGGCCAAGAACGATGTGAAGTACCGCTTCGTGATCGACATGGCCTCGCTTGAGAAAGAGGCGGCTGCGGCCTGACGCGCAAGCGTGCCGGGATAGAAAAAAAAGGGTGCCCGAAGGCACCCCGAATCCACCCTACAACAGCACCTACAACTGCAACTGCAAAGCAATCAATCTCGTCACCCGGTCAACGGCTTACCGGGCGACGGGTCATGCGATAACGCGGCCAGGCGATCAAGCCACCTTCTGTTCCTTGCCGTGTTCAAACTGGGCCTCTTCCGTGGAGCCGGTCAAGGCGGTGGTTGAAGACTGGCCGTTTTCGATCGTCTGCGTCACGGCGTCGAAGTAGCCGGTGCCCACTTCGCGTTGGTGCTTCACGGCGGTGAAGCCCAAGTCGGCGGCGGCGAATTCCTTCTGCTGCAATTCCACGAAGGCGCTCATCTGGCGGCGGGCATAGCCGTGGGCCAGTTCGAACATGCCGTAGTTCAGCGCATGGAAGCCGGCCAGCGTGATGAACTGGAACTTGTAGCCCATGGCGCCCAGCTCGCGCTGGAACTTGGCGATGGTGCCGTCGTCCAGGTTCTTCTTCCAGTTGAACGAGGGCGAGCAGTTGTACGCCAGCAGCTTGCCCGGGAATTGGCGATGGATGGCGTCCGCGAACTTGCGGGCGTATTCCAGGTTGGGCGTGGACGTTTCGCACCAGATCAAGTCAGCGTAGGGCGCATAGGCCAGGCCGCGCGAGATGGCCTGGTCGATGCCGGCCTTGGTGCGGAAGAAGCCTTCCACGGTGCGCTCACCGGTGATGAAGGGGCGGTCGTTTTCGTCGACGTCGCTGGTCACCAGGTCTGCCGCGTCGGCGTCGGTACGAGCCAGCAACACGGTGGGCGTGCCCATCGTATCGGCGGCCAGGCGGGCCGACACCAGCTTGGCGACGGCCTCGCGGGTGGGCACCAGCACCTTGCCGCCCATGTGGCCGCACTTCTTCACGGAAGCCAACTGGTCTTCGAAGTGGACGCCGGCGGCGCCCGCGTCGATCATGGCTTTCATCAGTTCAAAGGCGTTCAGCACGCCGCCGAAACCGGCTTCGGCATCCGCCACGATGGGCGCGAAATAATCGATGTAACCCTCGTCGCCCGGGTTCTTGCCTTCCATCCACTGGATCTGGTCGCAGCGCGACAAGGAATTATTGATCCGGCGAACCACTTGCGGCACCGAGTTGGCGGGGTACAGCGACTGGTCGGGGTACATCTCGCCGGCCAGGTTGGCGTCACCGGCCACTTGCCAGCCCGACAGGTAGATGGCCTTCAGGCCGGCCTTGACCTGCTGCATGGCCTGGTTGCCGGTCAGGGCGCCCAGCGAATTCACGAAGGGTTCGCTATGCAGGGATTCCCACAACCGGGTCGCGCCACGTTCGGCCAGCGTGTGCTGCACGCTGATCGAGCCGCGCAGGCGGATGACATCCTCGGCGCTGTAGTCGCGCTTGATGCCCTGCCAGCGGCTGTTTTCGGCCCAGTCTTTCTGCAAATTGCGGATTTCGGTTTCGCGAGTGCTCATGGTGATGCTCCTGGTCAGTGATGGGAAAACTTCAAAAGATTCGCGTCTTGCATTGCGTGAATCGTTGGAGAAAGTCTATGCCTGTGCTGCAGGGCAATGTGAGCTTATGTCTTATAGAAGATGAAAAATGTTTTTGTTTAAAATCAATGAATTAAAACTTCAATTTCGTATTGCGGAATGACTTTGCCATCTGTGAAATGCGCTTTGGTTGCGCAGCAGCAGGAACTTTCACATGACGAGACTTACATTTCATAATGCGAAAATTTGGCGTTTTCCGACCGCCTACAATGCCGCTATTCCTCCGATTTCCTTGATTTGCCATGACCCTGTCTCACGGCCCCCTGGGCCAAAGCGTGGCCTACGCCTCGCAATACGATCCCTCGTTGCTGTTTCCCATCGCGCGCTCGCATAATCGGGCAGCGCTGAACCTGGAAGCCGGCAAGCTGCCCTTCACCGGCGTGGATATCTGGAACGCCTACGAGCTGTCCTGGCTGGACGCCAAGGGCAAACCGCGCGTGGCCATGGCCACGTTCTCGGTGCCGGCCGACAGCCCCAACATCATCGAATCCAAGTCGTTCAAGCTCTATCTGAATTCGTTCAACCAGACACGGCTGGTGAATTCGGCTGCCCTGCGCGGGCGCCTGGAACGAGACCTGAGCGCCGCCGCGGGCGCGCCGGTTGGCCTGGATTTCTTCCTGCCGCAGCGGTTTTCCGAATTGCGGATGGCGGAGATGGACGGCATCTATATCGACAAGCTGGACATCGAGATCGACACCTACGAGCCCGCGCCCGAGCTGCTGCGCACCCGGCCCGGCGACGTGGTCGAGGAAACGCTGGCCTCGCGCCTGTTGAAGTCCAATTGCCCGGTGACCGGCCAACCCGATTGGGCCAGCGTGCAGATCCGCTATCGGGGCGCCCCCATCGACCGCGAATCGCTGCTGCGTTACCTGGTGTCGTTCCGCCAGCACGCCGAATTCCACGAGCACTGCGTGGAACGCATCTTCAGCGACATCCAGGCGGCCTGCGCCCCGGAACACCTGACGGTCTACGCGCGCTACACACGCCGTGGCGGCCTGGACATCAACCCGTGGCGCAGCAACGTGGAAGCTTCGCCCCCGGCCGACGTGCGCACGGTCCGCCAATAAGCCCAACTCACGACCAGTTACAGATTTACCTTCCACCGCCGATATCGTCTAAGGTTCCCACGGCATCAGGCGGGCCGCCCGGCCCGCCGCCACATCCGAACCTCAGCCATTTCACTTCCCCCAGGAGGCGGCAATGCAAGTCCGTGATTGGTTTGTCGAGCGTCAACCGGAATTCGCGCAATGGCGGCAAGACCTGCACGCGCATCCGGAACTAGGTTTTCAAGAACACCGCACCGCCGAACTGGTTGCGGCCAAGCTCAAGCAGTGGGGCCTGGAGGTGCATAGCGGCATCGGCCGCACGGGCGTGGTGGCGGTGTTGCGGGGCGAACGCCCCGGCGGCCGTCGCATCGGGCTGCGGGCCGACATGGACGCGCTGCCCATGCAGGAGAAAACCACCCTGCCGTATCGCTCCACCCACGAAGGCAGCTTCCATGGCTGTGGGCACGACGGGCACACGGCCACGCTGTTGGCGGTGGCTCAACACCTGTCGCAGAACCGAGACTTCGCAGGCACTCTTAATTTCATCTTCCAACCGGCCGAGGAAACGCTAGCCGGCGGCGCGGCGATGATCGAAGACGGGCTGTTCACGCGCTTTCCCTGCGACGAGATCTATGGCCTGCACAATAATCCGATGCTGGGCAAAGGGCGCGTCGCCGTGCGCGAAGGCGCGCTGCTGGCCGCCTGCGACGGCTTCACCATCCGCGTGCATGGCGTGGGCTGCCACGGCGGCATGCCGCAGCAAGGCAACGACCCGGTAGTCATCGCCAGCCAGTTGGTGGGCATGCTGCAAACCGTGGTCAGCCGGTCTCTGGACCCGCTGGTGGCGGGCGTGGTCAGCGTGGGCATGATGAACGGCGGCACCGCGCCCAACGTCATCCCCGACCTGATGGAACTGCGGGGCACGGTGCGCACCATGAGCATCGCCGCGCGCGAAACCGCCTTGCGCCGCGTGCGCGAAATCTGCGATGGCCTGGCCTTGTCCAACGCCACCCGCATCGACTGCGAGTTCGGCCTGGGCTGCCCGCCCACCATCAATGCGCCCGGCCCGGCCGCCACGGTCGCTGCCGCGGCGGCGCGCGTGGTCGGCATCGACGCGGTGGACGACCGGGTCACGCCCTTGATGGCCTCGGAAGATTTCTCCTACCTGCTTCAGGAATGTCCCGGCGCCTACTTCTTCGTTGGCCAGGACGGCCATTTCTGCCATCACCCTGAATACGATTTCGACGACGACATCCTGCCCATCGGCGCAGCGGTCTTCGTAGAGATCGTGCGCGACCGCCTGGGCTGATCCCCCCTTTTCTTGCTGTCGAGTCCACGGGCCTCGTTGCCATGCAACGCGCCCGTGTGTCCCCTTGCGCCTGTACGGCGTTCGCAGGAGTCCGTGATGACGCTTCCATCTTCCCCCGCTTACCAGGTTTCCGCCGCCATGCGGCGCCGCGTGGTCATTGCCTCGGTGCTGGGCAATGCCTTCGAGTGGTTCGATTTCGCCATCTACGGCATGTTCGCCGCCGTGATTTCGCGCCTGTACTTCCCCACCGGCGACAGCGCAACGTCGCTGCTGCTGGCGCTTGCCACCTTTGGCGTGGCCTTTGCGGTGCGCCCGATCGGCGGCCTGGTGCTGGGCATGTACGCCGACCGCCACGGCCGCCGTCGCGCGTTGTCGCTGATGATCCTGATGATGGCCGGCGGCACCGCCCTGATCGGCCTGCTGCCCACCTATGCCTCCATCGGCGTGGCGGCCAGCGTGCTGATGTTGGTGGCGCGGCTGATTCAGGGGTTTTCCGTGGGTGGCGAATACGCCAGCGCCAGCGCCATGCTGGTGGAGTTCGCCCCCACCGGGCGGCGCGGCCTGTACGGCAGCTTTCAGATGTGCTCGCAGTCGCTGGCGTTTTCAGCCGGGGCCGGCGTGGTCTACCTGCTGTCTTCGAACCTGTCGACGGCGGACCTGGAAAGCTGGGGCTGGCGCGTGCCGTTCCTGTTCGGCATCCTGATCGGCCCCATTGGCTATTACCTGCGCACGCAGGTAGACGAAACGCCTGAATTTCGCCGCTTTCAGGACCAGCTCGTCAAACCCGAACGCACCACACTGCGCACGCTGTTTTCGCGGTATCCGCGTGAACTGGTCGGATCGTTCTGCATCGTGGTGACGGGCACGGCGTCCAACTACGTCATGCTGCTGTACCTGCCCATCTTCGCCGTCACGGAATTGGGGCTGACGATGGGTGACGCGCAACTGAGCAGCGCCTTGGCCGCCGTGCTGCTGCTGGTACTGTGCCCCTTGTCCGGCGCGCTGTCGGACCGCCTGACGCGCCGCGCGCTCATGCTGCCGGCCACCTTCGCCTTTGGCGTGGTCACGTGGTTCATGATGGCGCGCGTGCTGCATGCGCCGTCCTTCGCCACGC containing:
- a CDS encoding MFS transporter, which gives rise to MTLPSSPAYQVSAAMRRRVVIASVLGNAFEWFDFAIYGMFAAVISRLYFPTGDSATSLLLALATFGVAFAVRPIGGLVLGMYADRHGRRRALSLMILMMAGGTALIGLLPTYASIGVAASVLMLVARLIQGFSVGGEYASASAMLVEFAPTGRRGLYGSFQMCSQSLAFSAGAGVVYLLSSNLSTADLESWGWRVPFLFGILIGPIGYYLRTQVDETPEFRRFQDQLVKPERTTLRTLFSRYPRELVGSFCIVVTGTASNYVMLLYLPIFAVTELGLTMGDAQLSSALAAVLLLVLCPLSGALSDRLTRRALMLPATFAFGVVTWFMMARVLHAPSFATLLQAQLLAAACMGFMWGPTPALMTEILPVNLRSTGVSLSYNLAVMLFGGLAPFINTALIQQTGNLMVPAYYVALCVLIGLIGLMLLGPGKPGGDGAQEKSGPGGDTRNTSGPGDRAPRQHGIGAARLHGDPLR
- the aceA gene encoding isocitrate lyase — encoded protein: MSTRETEIRNLQKDWAENSRWQGIKRDYSAEDVIRLRGSISVQHTLAERGATRLWESLHSEPFVNSLGALTGNQAMQQVKAGLKAIYLSGWQVAGDANLAGEMYPDQSLYPANSVPQVVRRINNSLSRCDQIQWMEGKNPGDEGYIDYFAPIVADAEAGFGGVLNAFELMKAMIDAGAAGVHFEDQLASVKKCGHMGGKVLVPTREAVAKLVSARLAADTMGTPTVLLARTDADAADLVTSDVDENDRPFITGERTVEGFFRTKAGIDQAISRGLAYAPYADLIWCETSTPNLEYARKFADAIHRQFPGKLLAYNCSPSFNWKKNLDDGTIAKFQRELGAMGYKFQFITLAGFHALNYGMFELAHGYARRQMSAFVELQQKEFAAADLGFTAVKHQREVGTGYFDAVTQTIENGQSSTTALTGSTEEAQFEHGKEQKVA
- a CDS encoding LysR family transcriptional regulator; the protein is MQADNLSHLAAFAAVARHCSFRRAGEELALSTSAVSYAIRNLEERLGVNLFNRTTRSVALTAAGQRLAERLLPALADLGDALEEMNHFRGAASGTLRINTSRAASHMLLMPFAARFLAAYPDIQLEIAEDDSFVDIVASGFDAGVRLLEAVPEDMVAVQIGPALRAAVVASPAYLAGRQLPRHPHDLLSHACVRYRFPSGRFYKWEFEKDGVAMEVDVTGRIALSDVHAEVRAAVDGIGIGCVPEHYVRDLLQSGQLTRMLDDWCPTIPGFMLYYPRQRRVSSALRAFIDMAKQTG
- a CDS encoding NAD(P)-dependent alcohol dehydrogenase; its protein translation is MTQARGYAAHSTDTPLVPFSFTRREPGDDDVQIDILYSGICHSDLHQARGDWGNSMYPMVPGHEIVGRVAQVGKNVTKFKAGDYAGVGCMVDSCRHCKACRLNLEQYCEQGATLTYNDKERGSDQLTFGGYSDHIVVKEHFVVKVSDKLDLKAVAPLLCAGITTYSPLRHWKVGPGQKVGVIGLGGLGHMGVKFAHAMGAHVVMITTSADKGRDAKRLGADEVLVSRDAEAMAAHAGSFDFLLNTVPVSHDVNPYLALLTLNGTMALVGALTPLDPIPGANLIMGRKSIAGSAIGGMQETQEMMDFCAEHGIVSDVEIVPIQAVNDAYERLAKNDVKYRFVIDMASLEKEAAAA
- a CDS encoding ribbon-helix-helix domain-containing protein, coding for MGTMNISLPDALKSFVDEQVSERGYGTSSEYVRELIRKDQDRLQKRSLMLVGASSAPAAPADAAYFSDLRARICNGSKPGTK
- the queF gene encoding NADPH-dependent 7-cyano-7-deazaguanine reductase QueF (Catalyzes the NADPH-dependent reduction of 7-cyano-7-deazaguanine (preQ0) to 7-aminomethyl-7-deazaguanine (preQ1) in queuosine biosynthesis), whose protein sequence is MTLSHGPLGQSVAYASQYDPSLLFPIARSHNRAALNLEAGKLPFTGVDIWNAYELSWLDAKGKPRVAMATFSVPADSPNIIESKSFKLYLNSFNQTRLVNSAALRGRLERDLSAAAGAPVGLDFFLPQRFSELRMAEMDGIYIDKLDIEIDTYEPAPELLRTRPGDVVEETLASRLLKSNCPVTGQPDWASVQIRYRGAPIDRESLLRYLVSFRQHAEFHEHCVERIFSDIQAACAPEHLTVYARYTRRGGLDINPWRSNVEASPPADVRTVRQ
- a CDS encoding M20 aminoacylase family protein produces the protein MQVRDWFVERQPEFAQWRQDLHAHPELGFQEHRTAELVAAKLKQWGLEVHSGIGRTGVVAVLRGERPGGRRIGLRADMDALPMQEKTTLPYRSTHEGSFHGCGHDGHTATLLAVAQHLSQNRDFAGTLNFIFQPAEETLAGGAAMIEDGLFTRFPCDEIYGLHNNPMLGKGRVAVREGALLAACDGFTIRVHGVGCHGGMPQQGNDPVVIASQLVGMLQTVVSRSLDPLVAGVVSVGMMNGGTAPNVIPDLMELRGTVRTMSIAARETALRRVREICDGLALSNATRIDCEFGLGCPPTINAPGPAATVAAAAARVVGIDAVDDRVTPLMASEDFSYLLQECPGAYFFVGQDGHFCHHPEYDFDDDILPIGAAVFVEIVRDRLG